One Entelurus aequoreus isolate RoL-2023_Sb linkage group LG09, RoL_Eaeq_v1.1, whole genome shotgun sequence genomic window carries:
- the tnfaip3 gene encoding tumor necrosis factor alpha-induced protein 3 isoform X2 translates to MSQGQNFLPKFLFVSNLLKAVKIRQRVPNDVVKPAASDGLMHHLRGMHRYTLEMIAMNHFPQAFREVVQAAILDRAMQASLEQEKKLNWCREVKKMVPLRTNGDGNCLLHAASQYMLGVQDTDLVLRKALHGVLKDTDTGVFRARFQAELLQSQEFTQTGLRYTTTNWEDEWDKVVKMASPVSSSNGLQFDSLEDIHIFVLSNILRRPIIVIADQVLRSMKSGSSISPLNVGGIYLPLHWPPAECYKYPIVLGYDSQHFAPLITIKDSGPEIRAVPLINPGRGGFEELKVHFLMEKEQQQKERLLKDYLLLMEIPVIGLGYDATRIINAARLDEGNLPEDMNLMEDYLQLVNHEYKRWQEDKEQAWAAQPQRPPPFSVSQLSLIEIRCATPRCTFYVSVDTQPHCHECFEKRQATTGGGGARIEGLVQTKAAGVQGGLDNEGSSRGGRSGSPPSSSSSRVVLSSPRSAPPPTAPSLSLYSETHAMKCKTPGCLFTLSVEHDGLCERCFNSRQNQGPPGAGTASAGLPGPEARAVAPHAAQGPGWSQWGGRETETERCSMCRQEAFRIFNGLCPPCMQRQQGPDRCEAPQNKPRTEASSSAWSQARDPERPCLNVTPGHTSAWQAPLARPCKRSGCQFFGTPEKFGFCTICYVDYQTNHHMTPPPAPAQSRHGLEASFQNATRCRGPGCGAIGKAMLEGYCDKCYVKEQSARLNQMVNHTPHSPPPVMGRSSDAEHRKSPTEMAMFMRPCEGPLEIALFIIILPLRSHEYLNIHDNSPNFDIFGDHASIHPSIFLCLSEVGSRGQQPK, encoded by the exons ATGTCGCAGGGGCAAAACTTCCTCCCCAAATTCCTCTTCGTCTCCAACCTGCTGAAGGCGGTGAAGATCCGCCAGCGGGTGCCCAACGACGTGGTGAAGCCGGCGGCCAGCGACGGCCTCATGCACCACCTGCGGGGGATGCACCGCTACACGCTGGAGATGATCGCCATGAACCACTTTCCGCAGGCCTTCCGGGAGGTGGTGCAGGCCGCCATCTTGGACCGAGCCATGCAGGCCTCCCTGGAGCAGGAGAAGAAGCTCAACTGGTGTCGGGAGGTGAAGAAGATGGTGCCCCTACGTACCAACG GAGATGGCAACTGTTTGCTCCACGCTGCTTCCCAGTACATGCTGGGGGTCCAGGACACGGATCTAGTCCTCCGTAAAGCCCTGCACGGCGTTTTGAAAGACACAGACACTGGAGTTTTTCGGGCCCGCTTTCAGGCAGAGCTCCTGCAGTCCCAAGAGTTCACCCAGACAGGCCTCCGATACACCACCACG AACTGGGAGGACGAGTGGGACAAGGTAGTAAAGATGGCGTCTCCAGTTTCCAGTAGCAATGGCCTCCAATTTGACTCACTGGAGGACATTCACATCTTTGTCCTCTCCAACATCCTGCGCAGACCCATCATCGTCATTGCGG ACCAGGTGCTGAGGAGCATGAAGTCAGGTTCCTCTATCTCCCCACTCAATGTGGGCGGGATCTATCTGCCGCTGCACTGGCCGCCAGCTGAATGCTACAAATACCCAATAGTGCTGGGCTATGACTCGCAGCACTTTGCGCCTCTCATCACCATTAAAGACAGCGGCCCTG AGATCCGAGCCGTGCCACTGATCAACCCTGGACGAGGAGGCTTTGAGGAGCTTAAGGTGCACTTCTTGATGGAGAAGGAACAGCAGCAGAAAGAGAGGCTCCTCAAAGATTACCTGTTGCTGATGGAGATCCCCGTCATCGGTTTGGGATATGACGCCACACGGATCATCAACGCTGCTCG GCTGGACGAGGGAAACCTCCCTGAGGACATGAACCTGATGGAGGACTACCTACAGCTGGTCAACCACGAGTATAAGCGCTGGCAAGAGGACAAGGAGCAAGCATGGGCTGCTCAGCCGCAGCGCCCGCCGCCCTTTTCCGTTTCGCAGCTCTCACTCATCGAAATCCGCTGCGCCACGCCACGGTGCACCTTCTACGTTTCAGTGGACACGCAGCCTCACTGCCACGAGTGCTTCGAGAAGCGGCAGGCCACTACGGGCGGCGGAGGAGCCCGGATAGAAGGCCTGGTACAGACCAAGGCAGCTGGCGTCCAAGGCGGGCTGGACAACGAGGGGAGCTCCAGAGGAGGCCGAAGCGGCAGCCCCCCGTCCTCCTCGTCAAGTCGGGTGGTGTTGTCGAGCCCGCGCTCTGCGCCACCCCCCACAGCTCCTAGTCTCAGCTTGTACAGCGAAACCCACGCCATGAAGTGCAAGACACCCGGGTGCCTTTTCACCCTTAGCGTGGAGCACGACGGACTTTGCGAGCGCTGTTTCAATTCTAGGCAGAACCAGGGACCTCCTGGAGCCGGAACAGCTTCCGCGGGACTCCCGGGCCCTGAAGCAAGGGCCGTAGCCCCTCATGCGGCGCAAGGACCCGGCTGGAGCCAGTGGGGGGGCCGCGAGACCGAGACGGAGCGCTGCAGCATGTGCAGGCAGGAAGCTTTTAGGATATTCAATGGGCTGTGTCCACCCTGCATGCAGAGACAGCAGGGTCCAGACAGGTGCGAAGCACCGCAAAACAAGCCAAGGACTGAGGCCTCGTCTTCAGCTTGGAGTCAAGCAAGGGACCCTGAGCGGCCTTGCCTCAACGTAACCCCAGGGCACACCTCCGCCTGGCAGGCCCCTTTAGCCCGACCCTGTAAAAGATCGGGCTGCCAGTTCTTTGGGACACCGGAGAAGTTTGGTTTCTGCACTATTTGCTACGTAGACTATCAGACCAACCACc ACATGACACCTCCCCCGGCCCCGGCCCAGAGTCGGCACGGTTTGGAGGCCAGCTTCCAGAATGCGACGCGCTGTCGTGGACCGGGCTGCGGGGCGATCGGCAAGGCCATGCTGGAGGGTTACTGCGACAAGTGCTACGTCAAGGAGCAGAGTGCACGGCTCAACCAAATGGTGAACCACACACCGCACTCCCCTCCTCCCGTCATG GGACGGAGCAGCGATGCAGAGCACCGAAAGAGCCCTACTGAAATGGCAATGTTTATGAGGCCCTGTGAAGGCCCTCTTGAAATTGCTTTGTTTATCATCATCCTCCCACTTCGATCACATGAGTATCTTAACATTCATGACAACTCACCAAATTTTGATATATTTGGGGACCatgcatccattcatccatccattttcctctgcttatccgaggtcgggtcgcgggggcagcagcctaagtag
- the tnfaip3 gene encoding tumor necrosis factor alpha-induced protein 3 isoform X1 has product MSQGQNFLPKFLFVSNLLKAVKIRQRVPNDVVKPAASDGLMHHLRGMHRYTLEMIAMNHFPQAFREVVQAAILDRAMQASLEQEKKLNWCREVKKMVPLRTNGDGNCLLHAASQYMLGVQDTDLVLRKALHGVLKDTDTGVFRARFQAELLQSQEFTQTGLRYTTTNWEDEWDKVVKMASPVSSSNGLQFDSLEDIHIFVLSNILRRPIIVIADQVLRSMKSGSSISPLNVGGIYLPLHWPPAECYKYPIVLGYDSQHFAPLITIKDSGPEIRAVPLINPGRGGFEELKVHFLMEKEQQQKERLLKDYLLLMEIPVIGLGYDATRIINAARLDEGNLPEDMNLMEDYLQLVNHEYKRWQEDKEQAWAAQPQRPPPFSVSQLSLIEIRCATPRCTFYVSVDTQPHCHECFEKRQATTGGGGARIEGLVQTKAAGVQGGLDNEGSSRGGRSGSPPSSSSSRVVLSSPRSAPPPTAPSLSLYSETHAMKCKTPGCLFTLSVEHDGLCERCFNSRQNQGPPGAGTASAGLPGPEARAVAPHAAQGPGWSQWGGRETETERCSMCRQEAFRIFNGLCPPCMQRQQGPDRCEAPQNKPRTEASSSAWSQARDPERPCLNVTPGHTSAWQAPLARPCKRSGCQFFGTPEKFGFCTICYVDYQTNHHMTPPPAPAQSRHGLEASFQNATRCRGPGCGAIGKAMLEGYCDKCYVKEQSARLNQMVNHTPHSPPPVMRDRATKPRSTQQIQTQTQIQTQTQTQTQTQCRRSGCSNVSPGCTDLCPECHTRGQGREAGRRAQAPKEKSKQRCRTQGCDHYANQEKQGYCNECDHFKQIYRG; this is encoded by the exons ATGTCGCAGGGGCAAAACTTCCTCCCCAAATTCCTCTTCGTCTCCAACCTGCTGAAGGCGGTGAAGATCCGCCAGCGGGTGCCCAACGACGTGGTGAAGCCGGCGGCCAGCGACGGCCTCATGCACCACCTGCGGGGGATGCACCGCTACACGCTGGAGATGATCGCCATGAACCACTTTCCGCAGGCCTTCCGGGAGGTGGTGCAGGCCGCCATCTTGGACCGAGCCATGCAGGCCTCCCTGGAGCAGGAGAAGAAGCTCAACTGGTGTCGGGAGGTGAAGAAGATGGTGCCCCTACGTACCAACG GAGATGGCAACTGTTTGCTCCACGCTGCTTCCCAGTACATGCTGGGGGTCCAGGACACGGATCTAGTCCTCCGTAAAGCCCTGCACGGCGTTTTGAAAGACACAGACACTGGAGTTTTTCGGGCCCGCTTTCAGGCAGAGCTCCTGCAGTCCCAAGAGTTCACCCAGACAGGCCTCCGATACACCACCACG AACTGGGAGGACGAGTGGGACAAGGTAGTAAAGATGGCGTCTCCAGTTTCCAGTAGCAATGGCCTCCAATTTGACTCACTGGAGGACATTCACATCTTTGTCCTCTCCAACATCCTGCGCAGACCCATCATCGTCATTGCGG ACCAGGTGCTGAGGAGCATGAAGTCAGGTTCCTCTATCTCCCCACTCAATGTGGGCGGGATCTATCTGCCGCTGCACTGGCCGCCAGCTGAATGCTACAAATACCCAATAGTGCTGGGCTATGACTCGCAGCACTTTGCGCCTCTCATCACCATTAAAGACAGCGGCCCTG AGATCCGAGCCGTGCCACTGATCAACCCTGGACGAGGAGGCTTTGAGGAGCTTAAGGTGCACTTCTTGATGGAGAAGGAACAGCAGCAGAAAGAGAGGCTCCTCAAAGATTACCTGTTGCTGATGGAGATCCCCGTCATCGGTTTGGGATATGACGCCACACGGATCATCAACGCTGCTCG GCTGGACGAGGGAAACCTCCCTGAGGACATGAACCTGATGGAGGACTACCTACAGCTGGTCAACCACGAGTATAAGCGCTGGCAAGAGGACAAGGAGCAAGCATGGGCTGCTCAGCCGCAGCGCCCGCCGCCCTTTTCCGTTTCGCAGCTCTCACTCATCGAAATCCGCTGCGCCACGCCACGGTGCACCTTCTACGTTTCAGTGGACACGCAGCCTCACTGCCACGAGTGCTTCGAGAAGCGGCAGGCCACTACGGGCGGCGGAGGAGCCCGGATAGAAGGCCTGGTACAGACCAAGGCAGCTGGCGTCCAAGGCGGGCTGGACAACGAGGGGAGCTCCAGAGGAGGCCGAAGCGGCAGCCCCCCGTCCTCCTCGTCAAGTCGGGTGGTGTTGTCGAGCCCGCGCTCTGCGCCACCCCCCACAGCTCCTAGTCTCAGCTTGTACAGCGAAACCCACGCCATGAAGTGCAAGACACCCGGGTGCCTTTTCACCCTTAGCGTGGAGCACGACGGACTTTGCGAGCGCTGTTTCAATTCTAGGCAGAACCAGGGACCTCCTGGAGCCGGAACAGCTTCCGCGGGACTCCCGGGCCCTGAAGCAAGGGCCGTAGCCCCTCATGCGGCGCAAGGACCCGGCTGGAGCCAGTGGGGGGGCCGCGAGACCGAGACGGAGCGCTGCAGCATGTGCAGGCAGGAAGCTTTTAGGATATTCAATGGGCTGTGTCCACCCTGCATGCAGAGACAGCAGGGTCCAGACAGGTGCGAAGCACCGCAAAACAAGCCAAGGACTGAGGCCTCGTCTTCAGCTTGGAGTCAAGCAAGGGACCCTGAGCGGCCTTGCCTCAACGTAACCCCAGGGCACACCTCCGCCTGGCAGGCCCCTTTAGCCCGACCCTGTAAAAGATCGGGCTGCCAGTTCTTTGGGACACCGGAGAAGTTTGGTTTCTGCACTATTTGCTACGTAGACTATCAGACCAACCACc ACATGACACCTCCCCCGGCCCCGGCCCAGAGTCGGCACGGTTTGGAGGCCAGCTTCCAGAATGCGACGCGCTGTCGTGGACCGGGCTGCGGGGCGATCGGCAAGGCCATGCTGGAGGGTTACTGCGACAAGTGCTACGTCAAGGAGCAGAGTGCACGGCTCAACCAAATGGTGAACCACACACCGCACTCCCCTCCTCCCGTCATG CGTGACCGAGCGACCAAACCCCGATCCACGCAGCAAATCCAGACCCAGACCCAAATCCAGACCCAGACCCAAACACAGACCCAGACCCAGTGCCGGCGGAGCGGCTGCAGCAACGTGTCCCCGGGCTGCACGGACCTCTGCCCCGAGTGCCACACGCGGGGCCAGGGCCGGGAAGCGGGCAGGCGGGCGCAGGCGCCCAAGGAGAAGTCCAAGCAGCGGTGCCGGACGCAGGGTTGCGACCACTACGCCAACCAAGAGAAACAGGGCTACTGTAACGAGTGCGACCACTTCAAACAGATTTACCGCGGCTAA